TTTTATACTGGTGATACGATtctatacaaaataaatatcacGATCGTGTCTGAAAGTGTTACATACACAGGAATTAAAATTGACATGACAGACTAACGTACGAGgggtgttccaaaattattgttactttggtgatttctctttgatagaagtaattctgatcattttactttgccCTGTCCCTCGAAGTACTCCCCCTCTGTATTTATGCATCGTTTCAACCGATCGATCCacttttggaaacagttttcgtACTCTTGAATTGGTATTCTCATAAGATACTGGTAAATGGCAGAGCCAagggcatttcttgatttatattttgttccagacaggtgaaattttagtttggggaacaagaaaaagtcacaggGGGCCAAGTCTGGTGAATATGCAGGGTGGGGGAGGACAGTGACCTTTTCTGCCTTCAAAAACTCTGTTACAATGCGCGCCTTGTGTGCTGGCGCATTATCATGTAAGAGCCTGAGGtacttcaaacctgtctgtgggcggcggcgtttgtagactttcttaagttttcgaagtacaacgtctctataatacttcgctgtgacagttttgccttttggaacagggatttgaatgattggacccttgttatcaaagaatatgacatacaaaacctTCCTCACGGTGCGTATTCTTTTAGCAATGCTAGGGCGCCTGGCGTTTTTGTTTGCCCAGATTCGATTAGAGCATTTTCTTTTGGGTTCGAAAAAATACACCCATGTTTCATCACCTGtgaccaaattatcaaaagcctttttgctgtattttgggtatttcttcaataaggatttggccttgtcaacccgggacctcttttggttgtcagttagtaaatggggtatccacctggcattgatcttgcccagcttaagatgtttctttaaaatgcaatgaatacgtgctaaagacaagcctgtcattttagctaactgccggacagtgtaccttgcatctttttcaaggatttgccgaattagttcaatgttatgctttgttgttgttgttgcagggcgacctgtgtgggcagcatctttaagctgctggtgtcccgacttaaatcgagcaacccacctgcaaatagtcatatatgacatttgacccttcccatatatatcacacacctcACGATGAATATCCACCGGCTTTAAGCCAAGTAGAGACCTACCTTTGATATAGGCCCTAATTTCAATTACGTTTTCAACTCTCTTGCCAACCATATTTGTATTGAGTGTAACGTGTgcgctacaaaacaatgtacacagcACAAAGGTCAGTGTCATTGTGAGCGAGATATTTCCTATATCACGCTTCAGATATCACGCTATCGCCACGAGGTAGTTTTAAGCCCATTTAGCACGATTTCCACGAGATATTGCgcaagtaacattaatttcggAACATCCCTCGTACAACTGATAATGTTGCACATGTATATTGGttgttgtattttgttaatgtgatgaaattaaaataaatcaatttcatagctgtaataaaaaataattaatgaaacaaattcaattttatcaaaaatacactatcaaataaaaataaaaaaaatcatgacatGAAGTCGAGTAACCATGAAGCAACCTATAGCTAGATGTAATATGCTTTCATAACAGTGACAATGGTTTTAAGTTTTGAACATTTGTATTCTTTGCTTGTTAGTCAGAGCAAATTCTAGAAATAACTACCAATGAGATGTGTGGCGACCTATGGCGGTTTGTTAACCCGATGTTATGTTCACACTGCTTGTTAAGTTAAGTACGATTAACATGATCACCTTACCTTTCTTCCCAAGTGCCGACCCTGCTAGTAGACACCCTGTCGATGTTTCTGCTACCACACTGTGGTAAAATTGTTAAACAGGTTTTACATCATTTCTACACCATTAAAAGCACCAGaaacatagagattggaaactccttctttgtctttgttgacaggcagaggtacctccggtttataggcattttcccttggcttaCTACTTTTacgtgtattcttttaaacatgatattttttaatcaaaagttgaaacattaaatcatatttgatgtgaccagttttcccgattaatgttatttaatatgatatttgaaagcatgaaaataaccAATGGTTTTTTGAAAATCAGACCTTCAAAACcagaagtgcattttgttttattgatatgcaagttaaaatgttatttctttttttccaaaatcatactcaaaccatctgaaaatcttttataacatatcagagtcgttctgctgtatttaactatttaagagtttatctaaaaacccctagAGACATACACAGGTACATCTGCTGATCGTAAAAATGgtggagttgccaatctctatgtatttatgtttttgaaagCACACATAAAAGGatattggtatatgtttgtgatgtttatattgGATAAAGGAAAAGATTGAATCTTGATTAACAATGAAACAAAATTGATGATAAAGTTTCATGTCatataaattcatattttcttCCATTCGGCGCTTTAATATGTCAGAACAAAAGTCTGAAAAGACAATTAAAAATACCACAATTACCACAGAAACCTGATTTTTTCACTCTCAAGTCAGAACATGAGtcaaaaaagttgtttttgaaaGATATGTTGTTATATCTCAAGGTTTAGTTTAGTGAAGGAGGCCATTAAAATGTAGCCTTCGAGCTCACAATTCAAAAACACATTGTGTGCCTCATTGTTATCAAAACATATGTCGTTTTAAGAAAAACACTCACAGTTAGTGACAACAGAACAAAATATCAAAGACTTACATGATACCAGTGCCAGTACCTATAGCCATATCATGAGGCTCCTTCAATACTTCAATGTTTATAGGTGTGTTAGGGTAGTCTTGACAAATAAAATCCTTGGCACATTTCTGCATTATATGTGCGACCTatagaaaaatacaaatatacaatgaCCAGGATACCATTAAAATGCCTTACTTTTTACAAAACTCTAATTTGAGTAATACAAATCGTATCATCAGATTTCCTACGAATTTAGCATATAAAAATTGGTATGAGTACCCTCCTAATACACTGAAACTTAAGAGGGTTagagtttttgtttttactttacaAAATAAGCTAGCTAGGAATGGCATTGAGTAACGACAGAAATGCTACAATATCTTTCAAATAtagatttaatgttttatattatatgtcaaaaatctataaaatttcatattcataacatattaagaaaaaatagtGTAAATGACTTATTAAACACGGCCCTTCGTTCTTACAATAATATCTATTATTGTATCATAATGAGAATATAAATGATTAAAGATGCTTTACCACTGACAGatagcataaacgatactcatcattttaacaacaactaatgtttaattttgaatataattacataactcattaacacaaaaccacatataaaataatttgtttccgttttggtacatgcgcaatcaatacttcattctacaaaggacatagtgccatggaattttttccggacgcaaaaaattatttttaatatttttatcttaattaaagtaaaataagaacttttcaatgatggtaattttgtaacttttttaactgaagaacaagactaattcgtctgctcctgtttttgataaagtaAAAATACCATTCGCCAGCGGTTGAGCGCCTTAAACACGTATAGTGTTGTACCTTTATTGGTAGAGCTCCTGCCACAAACGACCGACCATATATCCTAACAACTTGACCCACATCCATAAATGTCACAGGAGATAAACATTTTACTGGGTAAGACGTGATTTGAACCTCCCCTCCGCCTTTTGGGAAGTAACCCCTAAAGAACATACATCAGGAAAATGTTAAAAGGTCagtaattattatcattataatgatGATCTTAATACATGGGTGTAACATATCAATGTAAGTCTagaatatagtttatatttaactGAGAATAAGTAACTTTTATCAGTAACATAAAACGCTcaagaaatattaaaatatagtaTAAGATTAAGGTAACATCCATGTTCATCTATGTTTTAAAGTGATATACTTTACATGTTGGTATATCGTACATTGAATCGGCGGATTACAAAGACAGCAGAACTCCATACAACTAACATTgtcaattcaaaataaaataactgtAGGAAAATATTCTACATTCCCAACttaataaacaatacataaaactatagaaaaaatatttcacataaaaCGTTCAAAAATTCTGTATTTGTAATAGGAATCATGTTTGAATGAGAAATTTCTGTTTTCCGTTTCAGTTTTACCTTCTTTTGATGTCGATATCTATCTTCATCCCAAATTTAGCAGCAATTGGTTGAaaaatctgaaataaaacaaacataacatttcatcttttttaatttttgaagtttaagaaTAGTGCTAAATCACGCCAAAATACGTATCTCGAAAAAAATACTAAGCATTGTTAGTTTTATCAGATAACTTTTGTGTACAATACACCTCATGTCTTCATCGTATGGAAACTTTCGTTCTGGTCattgtaacaaataataattgTTTCTTTAACCACGATTGTTACTCAGTGTGATCGTTATCATGTAGCCATGAGTCGTTTTTCTATTGACTTAGCAATTTGAAAGTTTCAATCATTACTAAAACAAATCATCACATAGTTTTTTATATTCTGTACAGCACTTCAACAGTTTTGTCATTATGTAAACTAACACATATAAACTAATTaactgtttaaaaaaaatcaggtcTTCATTATGCAGACCCACATTTCAGATTATAAAATGTCAACAAATTTCAggttttacacaaaaatatcaGTGTAACAAAGTGACCATCGCCTATGTAACTTACGTAATTATAATAATCCACCTGTGGCGCCATTTCAGCATTAGTACCACCCCTTAATTTCAGGTACGAAGTATCCGGACCGTACAATAGACAAGGCAATGCAGCCTGCATCAATAGGCAGATACtcctaaaataatcaaaaaattataagaaaaatCCAAAAGGTCGTTACGATAAAGTGTGCAACCACAAAAAAATGGTATAAATATTTGCCAATGGGAACCCTCTGAACATCAAAGCAATACAAACATACCTCACCATGCTATTTTGaaagttatgattttttttaattggaaaactgaaatttgaacaaaaaatcAGTTAAAAATTGTAGGATTTCTGAAATATCTATGCAATGCAAGTAAGTAATTATTGTTGATCAAAAATGCATTTAACCATGCATAAGCAAACAGTTTTGTGCAAAATACAAATGCTTTGTCTAAAACAAATGgtcatttcaaaacttaaaaaggGAATAACTCAAGGGAAATTCCTCTAGCGTGAAGCTAGAAGGCGATCGTATCactgtttaaaattaaaacctgctactatatatatattatttcaagGGAGGTAGTTATTCCATTATGGATGAAGTTGATCTTACCCTGCTGTACCGGGATCAGCCAGAAATGTCCCAGAATTCACTTTACCGGGATGGAATATTATTTCCTGTGATGATACTTCTCCACCTACTAATTGTCCTCCACATATATCTTTTATTAATACTAGGCCAGACAGGTGCTGTGGTCTGTTGAATGAAAATAGCATTAGAATGCTGTACTGCAATGCGATGCTTTTGATATTGATGCAATCGTCGATACTGAGATTTCAACTACTGATTAGTTGTTGTCTGCGAttccaaataaaaattaatgtcttgtcaatatatttatgaatgaaataggtgtttaataaataatattaataacaaGAGGGTAGTGCTTCACCACCAGAATTAAACTTGGACTGATTACTAAAGGTTGGGAAGCAAAATTATATGGGTGGTGCTAAAGTCCACTTTTGATGCGGTTCAAGGAGGAATACATCAAATTAACAGGACTATGCTGACATCTAGACACTTTAGAAGTGGTTAGAACAATGCAGACTAGGTGGATTAAAGTTACCAAGTCTGAGTATATGGCCATAGCATTTTCTTCTTATTTTATCATCCACTCATCCTAGCATCATCGCACATGTCTCATAGAAGAAGGTACTTACCGAAGACCAGGCTTGCTCCTGCCAGCTCTGATGTTGGTTACTCGGATTGGACAGCACCGCACACAACTCAGCGCTGCAGCATTTCTCAAAATTTGACCtccctaaaaaataacaaacaatcacCTAAGGCAAAACAAACATATGCTTTCCTATCTGTAACTAACTGCAATGTGTGTATTAATAAATGAAAGagcaaaattattatttattagaaAACCAATAGGTACAAAATATTCCAGAAAATCGTTCAAAATCAATCAATTATCCTGTAAGacattttatttaatgtattaTTTGAATTATTAAGACAACAATATGGCCTAACATACTGTTGTTATCATCAAGCAAGAAGTAGCTGCTCATGGTAGTTAACGACAGCACAGACGAAAAAGCGCAGATATGAAGAGGTGATAATGGGTGTGTAATACATAAAGACATTGTCTTTCCTGTTAGGTGTGCGCTGGAGAACATTGACATCACAGTTGCACCAGAGGTTGCGCACTTTATAAAGCCATTGGTATCACAGGgtgacaaaacaaaaacagaacttatatatttCACAATAGCTGAAAACATTCTGTCAGACTAATTTAAGCTGATACGCAATCCAATAAAGGTACCAGGATTGAAACCCGTGAACATTGATAAACCTGGCTGATTTCGTTGGTGGCTGAGAAGCATCAATAAGAGTTAAATTATGTTCTTATTTGTTGGTATTTGTTCATTACGGTTATTATGTGACTGTTAGGAAAGACAAATCGCTAATTTGGAAGACCTTAACGATATATTGAAAGGCAAAACACTCTAAGAACAATTGGAAAGACAAATTAGAAATTGTAGCCTGGAAATAAATTCTTTGTGAAATAACACTTGAAAAATATGATTACGTTAAGTAAATAACACAGGGTTTTCAGAGAAACAGGGAGGATAAAAGCTCAACAAGACatacacaacaaaaacaagTTATAAAATAGATATAGAATGGCAGAAAAAAACTTGAGCATAAAAGTTTGGAATTCAAACATAAGGAATTAAGTTTCAAATGTAAAAAGCCCACAATATCACTGAAAAACCTCAAGGCTTTGCCAGAACTTTACACAGAACTTTACAAACGATTACTTAAATATAGCTGAAATGAACTAGCTCAAACACATCAAGACCTACCACAGCTAATTCAATCGAAATGACAATAGAGACAAGGTATCTTTGAAGAAATCCTATAGGAATAATACTTGACACCATCCCTTCATGGAAGCATTGAAAGGACTTAAGagtatatgaaaatacaaatgaCATAATAGTTTTAAAAGATGTGGGGAAATGAGTTCAACATGTCATTCTGCTGgtgaattacatgtattcagttattaacaaataacagaaaattagaaaatacatAACATTACCTTGGCAACCGTACATGTTACCAACGGAAGAGACAAACGAAAATAAGAAGATCTGGTTCAATCAAGGGGCAAGTTAAGAGAGAGTTGTTGAAGGAGCAGAGAAAAGTAGAGCATGGCTCAGACGTTCACTCTGAAAGAAAACCAATGAGAGGAACAGATAGAAAATGTACTATTGCAGTTGATGGACGAGGAGATTTCGGCGCTTTCATGGAGAATTTTAGGACAATCagaaaacaatttacatttgtgAGGAATTGAAGTAGAATACACCATTTGGATTTAACGAAAGAACCCATTCTGGGAGTGAACCTACCGGACAGATTAATTGGTGGACACTGTACAGGAACAGATCGGGGAGAGAAATAATAAAGAAAGCAAGTGAAACATTAGTATTTTTACCGAATAGCATCCCATAAAATGTGCATAAGAAGTGTTCTTTAATACTGGTTAAAGAAAGCGACAAAAGATAATACTAGGACAATCAGAAAACAATTTACAGTGTGTGAGGAATTGAAGTAGAATACACCATTTGGATTAAACAAAAGAACCCATTCTGGGAGTGAACCTACCGGACAGATTAATTGGTGGACACTGTACAGGAACAGACCGGGGAGAGAAATAAGAAAGAAAGCAAGTGAAACATTAGTATTTTTACCGAATAGCATCCCATAAAATGTGCATAATTAGTGTTCTTTAAAACTGGTTAAAGAAAGCGACAAGAGATAATACTAGCCTGAAAGAAACGCAATAAAAGCTCGTTGGAAGAAGTTTTGAGGAACCTTACATAGACTTGGCATGTTCAGGACCATTTCACTTCTGACATTACATAGGGAGGATTTCCTTTCTCTCACTTGCCAAAAGAATGGTGtcatatataacaacaaatgATTACGTGTATATTATAATGAAAAAAGCCGGTTCTCGATTCGTGAAGTGCACCAACTCGATAAGCTAGCTGACAAAGGAGATGATGGGCATTATTTgagtatattgtattttgatgaaatgaATATGCAATTCGCCATCAAGGATTATATGGTAATGGCCTCGGGAAGCAGGTGAATGAATTAGTTGTAGAACATGATCTACAGGATGCAGGTTGACCGAGACAATGGATGCATGCACATTTTGTGTAATTTCTGTATCTCTTCTCTACGAAGGTTAAAACAGAGCATAGCCAGAATATCATTAGGCAGGTAATTCATGAGTGATACAGCGAGCACAGATTTGTTTTCAAGCCAAACGGATATGGGCAATACTGTAAGGGTTTCAGTCACGTGAACATGTTTGGTCAACCAAAACACTTTATGGCATGGAAACTATATGGTCAGAGAATATAGCTGGATTATCCAAGACAGAAGTTCCAATTTCCTGTAAACCAAACTTTAATTAGCGTGTGATTAAgtccaaaatgaaaataaatttataccgtttggtgtttttttcaatttacatCCGGTCAAAATTCATCTCATGTTTTGAAACATGAATCGCAAAATTTGTTAGTCATGAAAGAGAATTGGTTGACAGTAAATTAATTGCTGAGAAATTCAGAACTTGTCTTAGTAATTTGATGGAAAGTCATGAAAAGTAAAAATGTAGTGAAAGACTGGAAGAAAGTAGACACGGTTAATCAGCCAACCTGTAGAGAGTTAGATCCAAGCACAAAGACAAAGTGGGATCAGTCCCTAGATTTGAGAGAAGCGTAATGATTAACATATTTAGATGACTTCTGAGAGAAGGAAATAGGGTGAgatgaaaaattaaaagtaaGATGAAATGAaggggattggactgggtcgaccATCACTGACCAGGTAGATCTGTTGGTAAACTATTCCactagtgttcagaggtcccgggttcaaatcccagtctggccgctacTTTTTCTCCTATCGTGTTATGAAATTGACGTCCAACTAAAATACCCATGGTGGTACGTAccggtggtgtttggaaggctCTCATTTGTTTTTGAGGGTAAAGACTTcaagaaaggagggaggagtgtagcaggATTCGACTGGGTCGATAATCTGTGACAGTCTGAGCAGGTAGTTCAGTTGATTTGGCTAGCCCCCGGTCTAGGCActtcattttctcctctcctgtcaGTAACAGGCTATTACATAGGTATTGACAGTCAATTAAGATCAGTATCCAATCAAGAGACATGAGAGATAGATATGAGTCAAAGCGTCAAAGACAGAATTCTTGTACTAAtgacctaacaagaggcccatgggccttaacggtcatctgactcatggcacaaaacaacaaagtcacagtataaagtattagttaacgattaatataaacaatacaaggaactcctaagttgaatatgtaagtttctgaaaaaggtaaatgtcatttgttgaacaaacttggtagcccttcatccaaatatggtcgaaacccattcaaggattaatataaggaggagtcagattttaaagccaaatttcagcaaagctcccattttggacctcggtcatactatccccatgggtcttacctcggtcctttataaaatatgattgtccttacctaaagttcccccttctgaatcaattaaaaccactatagaccaattttcattaagatcggagactgaaaccttaaaacaggaagtgggccagcggccatcttggaataccaaaatctttacgaaaatgtttgcatgttgttcggcatcaattaaaacccctataaaccaattttcattgagatcggagactgaaaccttaaaacaggaagtgggccagcagccatcttggaataccaaaatctttacgaaaatgtttgcatgttgttcggcatcaattaaaacccctatagaccaattttcattgagattggagactgaaaccttaaaacaggaagtgggccagcggccatcttggaataccaaaatctttacgaaaatgtttgcatgttgttcggcatcaattaaaacccctatagaccaattttcattgagatcggagactgaaacctttaaacaggaagtgggccagcgaccatcttggaataccaaaatctttacgaaaatgtttgcatgttgttcggcatcaattaaaacccctatagaccaattttcattgagatcggagactgaaaccttaaaacaggaagtgggccagcggccatcttggaataccaaaatctttacgaaaatgtttgcatgttgttcggcatcaattaaaacccctatagaccaatttttattgagatcgagactgaaaccttaaaacaggaagtgagccagctaaaattaagaaaatttgcccttttggggccccatccctcagttcctagggttcagaccagactcatttatataaaatataattgtgtttccccaatgatgcttcacaccaaatatggataaaattcatccaaggatggaggaggagtaggactttaaagctaaaattaagaaaatttccccatttggggccccacccctcagcccctaggggtcggaccaggctcatttgtaatatgattgtccttccccaatgatgtttcacaacaaatatggatgaaatccatccaaggatgaaggagaagtaggattttaaagctaaaattaagaaaatttgccttttttggggccctacccctcagcccctaggggtcggaccaggctcatttatataaaatatgattgtccatcccaaatgatgtttcacaccaaatatggatgaaatccatccaaggatgaaggaggagtaggattttaaagctaaaataagaaaatttgcccttttggggccccacccctcagcccctaggggtcacacctatctcaaatatataaaatatgaatgtccttacctaatgatgtttcacactaaatatggatgaaatccatccaaggatgaaggaggagtaggattttaaagctaaaataagaaaatttgcccttttggggccccacccctcagcccctaggggtcggaccaggctcatttatataaaatatgattttccttccccaatgatgtttcaaaccaaatatggatgaaatccatccaaggatgaaggaggagtaggattttaaagctaaaattaagaaaatttgcccttttggggccccgcccctctgaccctaggggtcgg
This portion of the Argopecten irradians isolate NY chromosome 6, Ai_NY, whole genome shotgun sequence genome encodes:
- the LOC138324728 gene encoding RNA 3'-terminal phosphate cyclase-like isoform X2, whose translation is MRAFQTPPGGQILRNAAALSCVRCCPIRVTNIRAGRSKPGLRPQHLSGLVLIKDICGGQLVGGEVSSQEIIFHPGKVNSGTFLADPGTAGSICLLMQAALPCLLYGPDTSYLKLRGGTNAEMAPQVDYYNYIFQPIAAKFGMKIDIDIKRRGYFPKGGGEVQITSYPVKCLSPVTFMDVGQVVRIYGRSFVAGALPIKVAHIMQKCAKDFICQDYPNTPINIEVLKEPHDMAIGTGTGIIVVAETSTGCLLAGSALGKKGVPAEKVGENAGEALLNNLCHGGCVDEFLQDQLILLMALAKGKSQIKCGPLSLHTETAIHIAKLLTNAKFKVTEVSKTSTIIECEGIGLENVNL
- the LOC138324728 gene encoding RNA 3'-terminal phosphate cyclase-like isoform X1; the protein is MLLLTCAIFVCFRALVHPSLPIYFALKRMASNSESTIEIDGSFLEGGGQILRNAAALSCVRCCPIRVTNIRAGRSKPGLRPQHLSGLVLIKDICGGQLVGGEVSSQEIIFHPGKVNSGTFLADPGTAGSICLLMQAALPCLLYGPDTSYLKLRGGTNAEMAPQVDYYNYIFQPIAAKFGMKIDIDIKRRGYFPKGGGEVQITSYPVKCLSPVTFMDVGQVVRIYGRSFVAGALPIKVAHIMQKCAKDFICQDYPNTPINIEVLKEPHDMAIGTGTGIIVVAETSTGCLLAGSALGKKGVPAEKVGENAGEALLNNLCHGGCVDEFLQDQLILLMALAKGKSQIKCGPLSLHTETAIHIAKLLTNAKFKVTEVSKTSTIIECEGIGLENVNL